A region of Osmerus eperlanus chromosome 9, fOsmEpe2.1, whole genome shotgun sequence DNA encodes the following proteins:
- the LOC134026239 gene encoding uncharacterized protein LOC134026239: protein MSYLESDPDTLGLEEELQDANNLLQDLENEAQEEHNNSSDPKPIWWKKRNRQGLVIPQRPPSSRKTSCMPPKHSRCEPPDVSVANVNPTKVSETEVLRQELLELLVDGVEDQVVTCEASLEPAANATDWEIRNTVSSQKWKEARPLLIENMLASQDPHPNSRCQCGKQASVRCLDCLPLPFLCEDCDVAVHTRFVLHNREAVTGGFLQPLSEFQQQIVRLLPIQRPDRVCGCSTGESHVSHGRNVALITINGRYNLALPVVSCTSCGATWSPSIKDIHDGGYWPGTVNFCTLFATDVFQSFCDIKMAAPGMSLKAYVQMLDKRTVHFGRTGKISADTFSKSFSEWVAVRFQVEKICQETFFSCPACTPEMLAVSVDENRKLYRFKSNASTSQQSNFEDIFILKDEEVADFVSHVHRRTSHVSGKGACGSSAWTAAKELSRKSTSKLGEEGLEIAVCRHGVLLSALNMYRGEIFAYPLFLQKTLAASTPGNITFLCSDVACKYFPYLAKVAQQCPEMRDLLSMRPFLSVMHAKAHTGKCEIKWGGAFQEGAGSTIGEEVEQVNSFLSRAAITTKYMSKAGRTDMLTLLAWGWNKRKVENMGRTLSQRYLKTVGMLKEQVESLDATKDELGVDDSTMQSWVCDVQQWAEGELS from the exons ATGAGTTATTTGGAATCAGATCCTGATACTTTGGGGTTGGAGGAAGAGCTTCAGGATGCCAATAACCTCCTTCAGGATTTGGAG AATGAGGCACAGGAGGAGCACAACAATTCCTCTGACCCAAAGCCTATCTGGTGGAAGAAGCGCAACAGACAAGGGCTTGTTATTCCTCAAAGGCCGCCATCCAGTAGGAAGACCAGTTGCATGCCACCTA AACACTCCAGATGTGAGCCACCAGATGTGAGTGTTGCCAATGTCAACCCAACAAAAG TGTCTGAAACTGAGGTGCTTCGTCAAGAGCTCCTTGAGCTGCTGGTGGATGGAGTTGAGGACCAAGTAGTGACTTGTGAGGCGTCTCTTGAGCCAGCTGCTAATGCTACTGATTGGGAGATCAGAAACACTGTGTCCTCACAAAAGTGGAAAGAGGCCAGGCCTCTTCTTATTGAAAATATGCTGGCTAGTCAGGATCCACATCCAAACAGCAGGTGCCAATGTGGCAAACAAGCCAGTGTGAGGTGCCTggactgcctgcctctcccattCCTTTGTGAGGACTGTGATGTTGCTGTTCACACACGCTTTGTCCTGCACAACAGAGAGGCAGTAACTGGAGGGTTTTTGCAGCCTTTGTCAGAGTTTCAGCAGCAAATAG TGCGGCTGTTACCGATACAGAGGCCAGATCGCGTCTGTGGCTGTTCAACCGGCGAAAGTCATGTTTCACATGGCAGAAATGTGGCTCTTATAACCATAAATG GTCGCTATAACCTTGCATTGCCAGTGGTGAGTTGCACCAGCTGTGGCGCAACATGGTCCCCCTCCATTAAGGACATCCATGATGGTGGATACTGGCCTGGCACAGTTAATTTCTGCACCCTCTTTGCCACTGATGTCTTTCAGTCTTTCTGTGACATCAAGATGGCCGCACCAGGGATGTCACTTAAGGCATATGTCCAAATGCTTGACAAGAGAACAGTGCACTTTGGAAGA ACTGGCAAAATATCAGCTGATACCTTCAGCAAAAGCTTCTCGGAGTGGGTTGCTGTAAGGTTTCAGGTGGAGAAGATATGTCAGGAGACATTTTTCAGCTGCCCTGCCTGCACTCCAGAAATGCTTGCCGTCTCCGTTGATGAAAACCGCAAGCTTTATCGCTTTAAATCAAATGCAAG CACTTCACAGCAAAGCAACTTTGAAGACATCTTCATTTTAAAAGATGAGGAGGTTGCTGACTTTGTAAGCCACGTCCACAGACGGACAAGTCAT GTGTCAGGAAAAGGGGCTTGTGGATCTTCAGCTTGGACAGCAGCTAAGGAGTTATCCAGGAAGTCCACCAGCAAACTGGGTGAGGAAGGGCTTGAAATAGCTGTTTGTCGCCATGGAGTCCTCCTCAGTGCTCTAAACATGTATCGAGGAGAGATTTTTGCGTACCCACTTTTCCTCCAGAAGACGTTAGCAGCAAGTACCCCAGGAAACATCACATTCCTTTGCTCAGATGTAGCCTGCAAATATTTTCCCTATCTAGCCAAGGTGGCTCAGCAGTGCCCTGAGATGAGGGATCTCTTGTCCATGCGTCCTTTCCTTTCGGTCATGCATGCAAAGGCACACACTGGGAAATGCGAG ATTAAATGGGGAGGCGCTTTTCAGGAAGGTGCAGGCTCAACAATTGGAGAAGAGGTTGAGCAAGTGAACAGTTTCCTGTCCAGAGCAGCCATCACAACCAAGTACATGTCTAaagcag GTCGAACAGACATGCTGACCCTCCTGGCTTGGGGGTGGAATAAAAGGAAAGTGGAGAACATGGGCCGCACTTTGAGCCAGAGATACCTTAAG ACTGTAGGGATGCTTAAGGAACAAGTGGAGAGCCTGGATGCTACCAAAGATGAGCTGGGCGTAGATGACAGCACAATGCAGTCATGGGTGTGTGATGTGCAGCAATGGGCTGAAGGTGAGTTGTCTTAA